The Cucumis melo cultivar AY chromosome 6, USDA_Cmelo_AY_1.0, whole genome shotgun sequence genome includes a region encoding these proteins:
- the LOC103483975 gene encoding MDIS1-interacting receptor like kinase 2-like, translating into MATHTQIQRRHYSVSFTSPVFLTFLLLFSIEPINAIATEVEALLKWKQSLPKQSLLDSWVVDPSNSTSSVSNPCQWRGIFCNNQSSVIEIKLDNTGLIGTLDHLNFSSFPNLLRLDLKINNLSGVIPPSIGVLSKLQFLDLSTNSLNSTLPLSLANLTEVFELDVSRNFIHGSLDPRLFPDGSGNSRTGLKSLRNLLLQDTLLEGRVPEEIGNVKSLNLIAFDRSQFSGPIPQSVGNLSNLNVLRLNDNHFSGEIPQSIANLKNLTDLRLFINELSGEVPQNLGNMSSLVVLHLAENNFVGTLPPNICKGGKLVNFSAAFNSFSGPIPISFKNCSSLYRVLIQSNNITGSLDQDFGVYPDLNYIDLSNNQFGGSLSPQWGECKNLTLLRITGNKVSGEIPNELTQLENLVELELSSNNLSGSIPKSIGNLSKLSVLRLRNNRLSGSIPVELGSIEDLAELDLSMNMLSGSIPSQIGNNVKLQYLSLSMNQLNGSIPFRIGSLVTLQDLLDLSHNSLSGEIPSLLGNLQSLENLNLSHNNLSGSIPNSLGKMLSLVSINLSNNNLEGPLPNEGIFKTAKFEAFSNNTGLCGNMNGLPQCTSVVNTQDDKESSKNKLVKVLVPALVGAFLVSVVIFGVVFCMFRKKTSQDPEGNTTIVREKVFSNIWYFNGRIVYSDIIEATNEFDDEFCIGEGGSGKVYRVEMPGGEVFAVKKLHSWDDEIGSKNQKSFENEVAALTEVRHRNIVRLYGFCSRGIHTFLVYDYIERGSLAQVLRFEKEAKAFEWSKRVNVVKGIAQALSYLHHDRKPMIVHRDVTANNVLLDSEFEAHLADFGTARFLKPNMRWTAVAGTHGYVAPELAYTMVATEKCDVYSFGVVAFEVLMGKHPGDLILSLHTISDYKIELNDILDSRLDLPKDEKIVSDLTLVMDLAMSCSHKDPQSRPTMRNVCQLLEMQNENS; encoded by the exons ATGGCAACTCACACCCAAATCCAACGGCGCCATTATTCTGTTTCATTCACTTCCCCTGTTTTCCTCACcttccttcttctcttctccaTCGAACCCATTAACGCCATAGCCACCGAAGTCGAAGCTCTTTTAAAATGGAAGCAAAGTCTCCCAAAGCAATCCCTTCTGGATTCATGGGTCGTCGACCCTTCAAACTCAACATCCTCTGTTTCAAATCCATGTCAATGGCGAGGCATCTTCTGCAACAATCAGAGTAGTGTCATTGAAATCAAACTCGACAACACTGGCTTAATAGGTACTCTCGATCATTTAAACTTCTCTTCCTTCCCAAATCTCCTTCGTCTTGATCTCAAAATCAACAATCTCAGTGGTGTAATTCCACCTTCCATTGGTGTTCTTTCAAAGCTTCAGTTTCTTGATCTTTCCACCAACAGTCTTAATAGTACTCTGCCTCTTTCTCTTGCAAATCTCACTGAGGTTTTTGAACTTGATGTTTCTCGTAATTTCATTCATGGGTCTTTAGATCCTCGTCTTTTTCCTGATGGGTCTGGAAATTCAAGAACTGGGTTGAAGAGTTTGAGGAATCTCTTGCTTCAAGATACTCTGCTTGAAGGCAGAGTACCTGAAGAAATTGGGAACGTCAAGTCTTTGAATTTGATTGCTTTCGATAGAAGCCAATTTTCTGGTCCAATTCCTCAATCTGTAGGGAATTTGAGTAATTTAAACGTTCTTCGTCTTAATGACAATCATTTTTCTGGAGAGATTCCTCAAAGTATTGCAAATTTGAAGAACTTGACTGATTTGCGTTTGTTCATTAACGAGTTATCAGGGGAAGTGCCACAAAATTTAGGGAATATGTCGTCTTTAGTTGTTCTTCATCTTGCTGAAAACAATTTCGTTGGTACTTTACCTCCTAATATTTGTAAAGGAGGAAAACTTGTTAACTTTTCTGCTGCATTCAATAGTTTTTCCGGTCCAATCCCCATAAGTTTCAAGAATTGTTCGAGTTTATACCGTGTTTTGATTCAAAGCAACAACATTACCGGATCGTTGGACCAAGATTTCGGAGTGTATCCCGACCTTAATTACATTGATTTAAGCAACAATCAGTTTGGAGGAAGTCTTTCTCCTCAATGGGGAGAATGCAAAAACTTGACCCTTTTGAGAATAACAGGAAACAAAGTAAGTGGTGAAATCCCAAATGAGTTAACTCAGTTGGAGAATTTGGTAGAGCTCGAACTCTCTTCGAATAATCTCTCTGGATCGATACCGAAAAGTATCGGGAATTTGTCGAAACTATCGGTACTCAGGCTACGGAACAATCGACTATCTGGGTCGATCCCGGTTGAGCTTGGAAGCATTGAGGATTTAGCAGAACTTGACCTCTCCATGAATATGTTGAGTGGATCAATTCCTTCACAAATAGGTAACAATGTGAAGCTGCAATATTTAAGTTTGAGTATGAACCAATTGAATGGTTCAATCCCATTTCGAATAGGAAGTCTTGTAACACTGCAAGATTTATTAGATCTAAGCCACAATTCATTAAGTGGAGAAATTCCTTCCCTTTTGGGGAATCTTCAAAGTTTAGAGAATTTGAACTTGTCTCATAACAATCTCTCTGGATCCATACCAAATTCTTTAGGCAAAATGTTGAGCTTGGTTTCTATAAATCTTTCTAATAACAATCTTGAAGGTCCTCTTCCTAATGAAGGCATCTTTAAAACAGCAAAATTCGAGGCTTTTAGTAACAACACAGGATTATGTGGAAATATGAATGGTCTCCCACAGTGCACTAGTGTTGTGAATACACAAGATGATAAAGAAAGTAGCAAGAACAAGCTTGTGAAGGTTCTTGTACCAGCTTTAGTGGGAGCATTTTTAGTATCTGTTGTTATATTTGGAGTTGTTTTTTGTATGTTCAGAAAGAAAACGAGCCAAGATCCAGAAGGGAATACAACAATAGTGAGGGAGAAAGTGTTTTCGAACATTTGGTACTTCAATGGTAGAATTGTGTATTCCGATATAATTGAAGCGACGAATGAGTTTGACGACGAATTTTGCATCGGGGAAGGAGGATCAGGGAAAGTTTATAGAGTGGAAATGCCTGGAGGTGAGGTTTTTGCAGTGAAGAAGCTTCATTCATGGGATGATGAAATTGGGTCGAAGAATCAGAAGAGTTTTGAGAATGAAGTTGCTGCATTGACTGAAGTAAGGCATAGGAACATTGTCAGGCTGTATGGATTCTGTTCAAGAGGAATTCATACATTTCTAGTTTATGATTATATTGAAAGAGGAAGTTTAGCTCAAGTGTTGAGATTCGAAAAGGAAGCGAAGGCATTCGAGTGGTCGAAGCGCGTCAATGTCGTAAAAGGCATTGCACAAGCACTATCTTATCTTCATCATGATCGTAAGCCCATGATTGTACATCGGGACGTAACCGCCAACAATGTCCTGTTGGACTCCGAGTTTGAAGCTCATCTTGCAGACTTTGGTACCGCAAGGTTCTTGAAGCCAAACATGCGTTGGACCGCAGTTGCAGGCACTCATGGCTATGTTGCCCCAG AGCTTGCATATACAATGGTAGCAACGGAGAAATGTGACGTTTATAGTTTTGGTGTTGTGGCATTTGAAGTTTTGATGGGAAAGCATCCTGGAGACTTAATTTTATCGTTGCATACGATATCTGATTACAAGATTGAACTCAACGACATCTTAGATTCTCGTCTTGATCTTCCTAAAGACGAGAAAATAGTCAGTGACTTGACTTTGGTAATGGATTTAGCCATGTCTTGCTCCCACAAAGATCCTCAGTCAAGACCAACTATGAGAAATGTATGCCAATTGCTTGAAATGCAAAATGAAAATAGTTAG
- the LOC103483974 gene encoding MDIS1-interacting receptor like kinase 2-like, with the protein MEAEALLRWKKSLPPQESSILDSWVDESSSQNSSFLNIPCEWNGIICNNEGNVSEIVLAYSGLRGTLEKLNFSCFSSLIVLDLKVNNFSGAIPYSIGAVSNLQYLDLSTNFFNSTIPLSLSNLTQLLELDLSRNFITGFLDSRLFPNGFGSNSNLGLRNLRNFLLQDTLIEGKIPEEIGNVKFLNLIAFDRSQFSGEIPQSIGNLTYLTALRLNSNYFYGEIPKSIGNLKHLTDLRLFINSFSGEVPQNLGNVSSFEVLHLAQNFFTGHLPPQVCKGGKLLNFSTAHNSFSGPIPSSLKNCPSLFRVLMQNNSLTGSLDRDFGVYPNLNYIDLSFNKLEGKLSPNWGDCKNLTHLRIDNNKVSGEIPEEITKLKHLVELELSYNNLSGSIPKSIGNLSKLSMLGLSDNRLSGLLPIEVGSLGNLKCLDISRNMLSGSIPSEIGDLSRLQFLSLRGNQLNGSIPFNIGFLDSIQIMIDLSNNSLSGEIPASFGNLKCLENLNLSHNNLSGFVSNSLGTMFSLVSIDLSYNNLEGPLPDEGIFTRADPSAFSNNKGLCGDNIKGLPRCNDDSGNIKERKLVTILIFTFVAVVLVCLLLYGTLIYVIRKKTENDMPLVKESATMTTTFEDIWYFLNGKVEYSNIIEATENFDEEYCIGEGGSGKVYKVEMSDGSFFAVKKLHYAWDEDEVVVENWDSFQKEARDLTEIRHGNIVSLLGFCCNRVHTFLVYDYIERGSLANILSNAREAIELDWLNRIKAVKSIARALSFLHHNCKPPILHQNITNNNVLFDTKFEPHISDFATAMFCKVNASNSTVITGTTGYIAPELAYTMVVNEKCDVYSFGVVALEILGGKHPRDLISTWHSSPENNIDLKDILDNRLEFPRTPKIVNELSLIMTLAISCVQAKPQSRPTMYNVSRLLELQATIG; encoded by the exons ATGGAAGCTGAGGCTCTATTGAGATGGAAAAAAAGCCTTCCACCACAAGAATCATCAATTTTAGATTCATGGGTTGATGAAAGTTCAAGCCAAAATTCTTCCTTTTTAAACATCCCATGTGAATGGAATGGAATTATATGCAATAATGAAGGAAATGTTAGTGAAATTGTTTTGGCTTACTCTGGTTTAAGAGGTACTCTTGAGAAATTGAATTTCTCTTGTTTTTCAAGCTTAATTGTTCTTGATCTTAAAGTTAATAATTTTTCTGGTGCAATACCATACTCCATTGGAGCAGTTTCAAACCTTCAATATCTTGATCTTTCCACTAATTTCTTCAATTCAACCATTCCTCTTTCTCTGTCAAATCTCACTCAACTTCTTGAACTTGATTTATCTCGTAATTTCATTACTGGGTTTTTGGATTCACGTCTTTTCCCAAATGGGTTTGGTAGTAATTCAAATCTTGGGTtaagaaatttgagaaatttcTTGTTACAAGATACTCTTATTGAAGGCAAAATACCTGAAGAAATTGGGAATGTGAAGTTTTTGAATTTAATTGCTTTTGATAGAAGCCAATTCTCTGGTGAAATCCCTCAATCTATTGGGAATTTAACTTATCTAACTGCTCTTCGTTTGAATAGTAATTACTTTTATGGTGAAATCCCAAAAAGTATTGGAAATTTGAAGCACTTAACTGATCTACGTTTGTTCATCAATTCCTTTTCTGGTGAAGTGCCACAAAATTTGGGAAATGTCTCATCTTTTGAAGTTCTTCACTTAGCTCAGAATTTCTTCACTGGTCATTTGCCACCACAAGTTTGTAAAGGAGGAAAGCTTTTAAATTTCTCAACAGCACACAATAGTTTTTCAGGTCCTATTCCTTCAAGTTTGAAAAACTGTCCTAGTTTGTTCAGAGTTTTGATGCAAAACAACAGTTTAACCGGGTCGTTGGATCGCGATTTCGGAGTCTACCCCAACCTTAATTACATCGATTTAAGCTTCAATAAGTTGGAAGGAAAGTTATCTCCTAACTGGGGAGATTGCAAGAACTTGACCCATTTGAGGATTGATAATAATAAGGTAAGTGGTGAGATTCCTGAAGAGATAACTAAGTTGAAGCATTTAGTTGAACTTGAACTTTCTTACAATAATCTCTCTGGATCCATACCCAAAAGTATCGGAAATTTGTCGAAATTATCGATGCTTGGACTAAGCGACAATCGGTTGTCCGGGCTGTTACCGATCGAAGTAGGAAGCTTGGGGAATCTTAAATGTCTTGACATTTCTAGGAATATGTTAAGTGGATCCATTCCTTCTGAAATTGGTGATCTTTCAAGGCTGCAATTTTTGAGTTTGAGAGGGAATCAATTAAATGGTTCAATCCCATTTAACATTGGGTTTCTTGATAGTATACAAATAATGATTGATTTGAGTAATAATTCACTAAGTGGTGAAATTCCTGCAAGTTTTGGGAATCTCAAATGCTTAGAGAATTTGAATTTGTCTCATAACAATCTATCTGGCTTTGTTTCTAATTCCTTAGGCACAATGTTTAGTTTAGTTTCCATTGATCTTTCATATAACAATCTTGAAGGCCCTCTTCCTGATGAAGGTATCTTTACTAGAGCGGATCCATCTGCTTTTAGTAATAATAAAGGGTTATGTGGAGACAATATCAAAGGGTTGCCGAGATGCAACGACGATAGTGGCAATATTAAAGAGAGGAAGCTCGTAACGATTCTCATTTTTACTTTTGTCGCAGTAGTGTTGGTTTGTTTGCTACTCTATGGAACTCTTATTTATGTCATACGTAAGAAAACAGAGAACGATATGCCACTAGTGAAGGAAAGCGCAACAATGACAACAACATTTGAGGACATATGGTATTTCTTGAATGGAAAAGTTGAGTATTCCAATATAATTGAAGCTACAGAGAATTTTGATGAAGAGTATTGCATAGGGGAGGGAGGATCGGGGAAGGTTTACAAAGTCGAAATGAGCGATGGTTCGTTTTTTGCAGTGAAGAAGCTACATTATGCGTGGGATGAAGATGAAGTGGTGGTCGAGAATTGGGATAGTTTTCAAAAGGAAGCTAGAGATTTAACTGAAATAAGACACGGGAATATTGTGAGTCTTTTGGGATTTTGTTGTAATAGAGTTCATACATTTTTGGTTTATGATTACATTGAAAGAGGAAGCTTAGCCAACATACTGAGCAATGCCAGAGAAGCGATAGAGCTAGATTGGTTAAACAGGATCAAAGCAGTGAAAAGCATAGCTCGGGCGCTTTCATTTCTGCATCATAATTGTAAGCCTCCGATTCTACATCAAAACATAACGAACAACAATGTCTTATTCGACACGAAGTTCGAACCCCATATTTCAGATTTCGCTACTGCAATGTTTTGTAAGGTCAATGCGTCGAACTCGACCGTGATTACAGGCACAACTGGCTACATTGCTCCAG AGCTTGCATACACGATGGTGGTGAATGAAAAATGCGATGTCTATAGTTTTGGTGTTGTAGCACTTGAAATTTTAGGAGGAAAGCATCCCAGAGATCTCATATCTACGTGGCATTCTTCACCGGAAAACAACATTGATCTAAAAGACATTTTAGACAATCGTTTAGAGTTTCCTCGAACGCCAAAGATCGTCAACGAGCTTTCTTTGATAATGACCCTAGCGATCTCGTGCGTCCAGGCGAAGCCACAATCACGACCTACGATGTATAACGTGAGTCGGTTGTTGGAATTGCAGGCTACAATTGGTTAA